One genomic window of uncultured delta proteobacterium includes the following:
- a CDS encoding Chlorophyll synthesis pathway, bchC, with translation MKYAVVDDTEKFAFREGELRVRGNPVIRVTHAGVCGTDMSSWREGAHYKGLILGHEYAGIIEEPGDSGLFRRGDRVAGYTQNVFQEPCGHCEFCLRGDFASCDNRTVKTWKGGDLTHPGAYSEYTTWFPRSIYKLPDSIGLDEAALIEPFTVGLHAVSLADIQKGDKVLVLGGGIIGLTVAEWVRGYGVSEVTVTEMNTEKAAIISAYGVADHVVPAGAPDLLEQLCGISGDGYDVVFDCVGYASAINAGIAALKTEFYKKFIGVGLPQDAQAINYRDLVLRQTIFRGSKGHSFQEFERTASAMASKEINVAKYISKRIRFSNLQEGFEELKAGRGLDTKAIVEMG, from the coding sequence ATGAAATATGCCGTGGTTGACGATACAGAAAAATTTGCTTTCCGCGAAGGGGAGCTCCGCGTCAGGGGGAATCCCGTCATCCGGGTGACCCACGCCGGCGTGTGCGGTACGGACATGAGTTCCTGGCGGGAAGGGGCGCACTACAAGGGCCTTATTCTCGGGCATGAATACGCCGGCATCATAGAGGAGCCGGGCGACAGCGGGCTTTTCCGGCGCGGCGACCGCGTTGCCGGGTACACCCAGAACGTGTTTCAGGAACCGTGCGGGCATTGCGAATTCTGCCTGCGCGGTGATTTCGCGTCCTGCGACAACCGGACCGTGAAGACCTGGAAGGGCGGCGACCTGACGCATCCGGGCGCGTACAGCGAATACACCACCTGGTTCCCCCGCAGCATCTATAAACTGCCCGATTCCATCGGCCTGGACGAGGCCGCCCTGATCGAGCCTTTTACCGTGGGCCTGCATGCGGTGTCCCTCGCGGACATCCAAAAGGGCGACAAGGTGCTTGTGCTGGGCGGCGGCATCATCGGACTGACCGTGGCGGAATGGGTCCGGGGATACGGCGTTTCGGAAGTGACCGTCACCGAGATGAACACGGAAAAAGCCGCCATTATCAGCGCGTACGGCGTGGCCGACCATGTTGTGCCCGCCGGAGCCCCCGACCTGCTGGAACAGCTGTGCGGCATATCCGGCGACGGGTATGACGTCGTGTTCGATTGCGTGGGCTATGCCTCGGCCATCAACGCGGGCATTGCCGCCCTCAAGACGGAATTTTACAAGAAATTCATCGGCGTGGGGCTGCCGCAGGACGCCCAGGCCATAAATTACCGGGACCTCGTGCTGCGGCAGACGATTTTCCGGGGCAGCAAGGGGCACAGCTTCCAGGAATTCGAACGGACGGCCTCCGCCATGGCGTCGAAAGAGATCAACGTTGCGAAGTATATCTCCAAAAGGATACGGTTCAGCAACCTGCAGGAAGGGTTCGAGGAGCTGAAAGCCGGCCGGGGCCTGGACACCAAGGCGATTGTTGAAATGGGCTGA
- a CDS encoding putative TRAP dicarboxylate transporter, DctP subunit (Evidence 3 : Function proposed based on presence of conserved amino acid motif, structural feature or limited homology) produces the protein MRNKAVACFALALLLLSFPASGHGAEKVYELRMTHLTTTMDPIHLGYDFFKRTIEEKSNGRIKVTIFPNKQLSNSDNENAEKVQQNIVQMSSAPTSSLAAIGKINEYKVFDYAFLFANNQELYKVIDSEIGQELSAMLEKKTGIKTFGGFNLGWCVISTNKGPIESPASLKGLKIRTMNADLMMEAIRAFGANPTIVNYGELFTACQQGTVDGIMTSSTLYVSDRFYEVQKYMGCTNAMPIFHIPMVNAKWYNSLPADLKKAFDDTVPLYLEAVRQYEEDYQAAALKKLKEFGMEVKEYTPEERQVFVDAAAYISRDKADIAGKEIVAKVKAMLGKQ, from the coding sequence ATGAGAAATAAGGCTGTTGCATGTTTCGCCCTTGCGCTGCTCCTGCTGTCCTTCCCGGCCTCCGGCCATGGGGCGGAAAAAGTCTATGAGTTGCGGATGACGCACCTGACGACGACGATGGATCCCATCCACCTCGGCTATGATTTCTTCAAGAGAACGATTGAAGAAAAAAGCAACGGCCGGATCAAAGTCACGATTTTCCCCAACAAACAGCTGAGCAACTCGGATAACGAAAACGCGGAAAAGGTGCAGCAGAACATCGTGCAGATGTCTTCCGCGCCCACCTCTTCCCTGGCCGCCATCGGCAAGATCAACGAATACAAAGTGTTTGACTACGCGTTTCTTTTTGCCAACAACCAAGAACTGTACAAGGTTATCGACAGCGAAATCGGCCAGGAACTGTCCGCGATGCTGGAAAAGAAAACGGGCATCAAGACCTTCGGCGGGTTCAACCTCGGCTGGTGCGTCATTTCCACCAACAAGGGCCCGATTGAAAGCCCGGCCAGCCTGAAAGGCCTGAAAATCCGCACCATGAACGCCGACCTGATGATGGAAGCCATCCGCGCGTTCGGCGCCAACCCGACCATCGTCAACTACGGCGAGCTGTTCACCGCTTGCCAGCAGGGCACTGTTGACGGCATAATGACCTCCTCCACCCTGTACGTGAGCGACCGGTTTTACGAAGTGCAGAAGTACATGGGCTGCACCAACGCCATGCCCATCTTTCACATCCCCATGGTCAACGCCAAGTGGTACAACAGCTTACCCGCGGACCTGAAGAAAGCCTTTGACGACACCGTTCCGCTGTATCTTGAAGCGGTGCGTCAGTATGAAGAAGACTATCAGGCCGCCGCTCTTAAAAAACTGAAAGAGTTCGGTATGGAAGTTAAAGAGTACACCCCGGAAGAAAGGCAAGTCTTTGTCGACGCCGCCGCGTATATCAGCAGGGACAAAGCGGATATCGCCGGAAAGGAAATAGTCGCCAAGGTAAAGGCGATGCTCGGCAAACAATAG
- a CDS encoding conserved membrane hypothetical protein (Evidence 4 : Homologs of previously reported genes of unknown function) yields the protein MAGYIFIVFIIALVLNLPIAISLGIAAAAFTLFFSTLPIDLIIQAYISGVDSFPLLAVPFFILAGDIMVEGGISSRLVRFSMSLMKNTYGALGLVTVLTAAIFAAISGSGPATVACVGGIMIPAMVRNGYDRSFSCALVASAGTLGPVIPPSICFIIYGIVAQQSITDLFIAGIIPGLLMAGALMLVVRFVAKRHKYGASTETISVRVAFHEAKWSLLVPGIILGGIYGGIFTPTEAAVVACMYAIIIGIFVYKEISFKDLYPIFARTALVNGTVLILVATATAFGRILAMEQVPGYLAEQLMALSNNKYVILMLINVFLFFVGMVMETLAAVIILAPLCLSIVLPLGVNPIHFGVIMTVNLVIGMCTPPVGVNLFVAARIGGVPIEVMFKWLGVMLGSLIVVLMLVTYVPQLSLALPNLMHMVR from the coding sequence ATGGCCGGATATATATTTATCGTCTTTATCATCGCCCTGGTACTCAACCTCCCGATCGCCATTTCGCTCGGCATCGCGGCGGCCGCCTTTACGCTGTTCTTCAGCACCCTGCCGATAGACCTGATTATCCAAGCCTATATCAGCGGCGTGGATTCCTTCCCGCTTCTGGCCGTGCCGTTTTTTATCCTGGCCGGGGACATCATGGTCGAGGGCGGCATTTCGTCCCGTCTGGTGCGCTTCAGCATGAGTCTGATGAAAAACACGTATGGCGCCCTCGGTTTGGTAACCGTGTTGACGGCGGCCATTTTTGCGGCCATTTCCGGGTCCGGCCCGGCCACGGTGGCCTGCGTCGGCGGCATCATGATCCCGGCCATGGTCAGGAACGGGTATGACCGCTCCTTCTCCTGCGCGCTGGTGGCCTCCGCCGGCACGCTGGGGCCGGTCATCCCGCCGAGCATCTGCTTCATCATCTACGGCATCGTGGCCCAGCAGTCGATCACGGACCTGTTCATCGCCGGCATCATCCCCGGCCTGCTGATGGCCGGCGCGCTGATGCTGGTCGTCCGCTTCGTGGCCAAGCGCCACAAATACGGCGCATCCACCGAGACGATCAGCGTCCGGGTAGCCTTTCATGAGGCCAAGTGGTCGCTGCTGGTGCCCGGCATCATTCTCGGCGGTATTTACGGCGGTATTTTCACGCCGACGGAAGCCGCCGTCGTCGCCTGCATGTATGCCATTATCATCGGTATTTTCGTGTACAAGGAAATCTCCTTCAAAGATTTGTATCCCATTTTCGCGCGGACCGCGCTGGTTAACGGCACGGTGCTGATTCTGGTTGCCACGGCCACGGCTTTCGGCCGCATCCTGGCCATGGAGCAGGTGCCGGGCTACCTTGCCGAGCAGTTGATGGCCCTTTCGAACAACAAGTATGTCATCCTGATGCTCATCAACGTGTTCCTCTTCTTCGTCGGCATGGTCATGGAGACGCTGGCGGCGGTCATCATCCTGGCGCCGCTGTGCCTGAGCATCGTGCTGCCGCTCGGGGTCAACCCGATCCATTTCGGCGTGATTATGACCGTGAACCTGGTTATCGGCATGTGCACGCCGCCGGTGGGCGTGAACCTGTTCGTCGCCGCGCGCATCGGCGGGGTTCCGATCGAGGTTATGTTCAAGTGGCTCGGGGTGATGCTCGGGTCTCTTATCGTCGTTCTGATGCTGGTGACCTATGTTCCGCAGCTTTCACTGGCTCTTCCCAACCTTATGCATATGGTTCGATAG
- a CDS encoding membrane hypothetical protein (Evidence 5 : No homology to any previously reported sequences), whose product MSGIRKYLNNFEEMLAVGFLGYMLIVLSYQIIMRFIFNSSNNWSEESARYLFVWFVYLTASLAILKNAHIRIDAVLRIYPTKLARGIIVTGYLLFIAYCVTIVYYSTLFCENIYQAEQVSLGIGVPMYIVYMALPVCHALMIVRIFQRLYHIICLKEPLATDIADQQL is encoded by the coding sequence ATGAGCGGAATACGAAAATATCTAAATAATTTTGAAGAGATGCTGGCTGTCGGGTTTTTGGGATATATGCTGATCGTTTTGAGCTACCAGATCATCATGCGCTTTATTTTCAACTCTTCCAACAACTGGTCCGAGGAAAGCGCGCGGTACCTGTTTGTCTGGTTTGTCTACCTGACGGCCTCTCTGGCGATTCTCAAAAACGCCCATATCCGGATCGACGCGGTCTTGCGGATATACCCCACCAAATTGGCGCGGGGAATTATCGTTACCGGGTATTTGCTGTTCATCGCGTATTGCGTGACCATCGTGTATTACAGCACGCTTTTTTGCGAAAATATTTACCAGGCGGAGCAGGTTTCCCTCGGGATAGGCGTCCCCATGTATATCGTCTATATGGCGCTGCCGGTTTGCCATGCGCTGATGATCGTGCGCATTTTCCAGAGGCTTTACCATATTATCTGCCTCAAAGAACCGTTGGCGACCGATATCGCCGACCAGCAACTGTGA
- a CDS encoding 3-oxoacyl-ACP reductase: MMEFQGKTVVITGAAGGIGHAAAKQLLGLGATVVMVDNNRPGLEKAAREIDPEGKRTMLRQLDITSSAACAELCAEVVSRCGSMDHLIHCAGIYPQKMVVDCTDEEWRKLMNINVDGTFFLCREAIPYLKQGSSIVLCASGAGHKGSRGHAAYAASKGAVLAFMRSLALELAPAVRVNAVSPGIIATAMVNDLLAEQGGSLLAATPLGRHGDPAEVASVAVFLCSSMASFITGETILINGGMYMA; the protein is encoded by the coding sequence ATGATGGAATTTCAGGGAAAAACCGTCGTCATCACGGGCGCTGCCGGCGGCATCGGCCACGCGGCGGCCAAACAACTGCTGGGGTTGGGGGCGACGGTGGTCATGGTTGACAACAACCGCCCCGGTCTGGAAAAAGCCGCGCGGGAGATTGACCCGGAAGGCAAGCGCACCATGCTGCGCCAGCTCGACATCACATCTTCCGCGGCCTGCGCCGAACTGTGCGCCGAGGTCGTCTCGCGGTGCGGTTCCATGGACCACCTCATCCATTGCGCGGGCATCTACCCGCAAAAAATGGTCGTTGACTGCACGGATGAAGAGTGGCGCAAACTTATGAACATCAACGTGGACGGCACGTTTTTCCTGTGCCGGGAGGCGATTCCCTACCTCAAGCAGGGCAGCTCCATCGTGCTCTGCGCCTCCGGCGCCGGGCACAAGGGCAGCCGGGGGCACGCCGCCTACGCCGCTTCCAAGGGCGCGGTGCTCGCCTTCATGCGCAGCCTGGCTCTGGAACTGGCCCCGGCGGTGCGGGTCAACGCCGTGTCTCCCGGCATCATCGCCACAGCGATGGTGAACGACCTGCTTGCGGAGCAGGGCGGCTCCCTGCTTGCCGCGACGCCGCTGGGCCGCCATGGCGACCCGGCCGAAGTCGCTTCGGTGGCGGTGTTTCTCTGCTCGTCGATGGCGAGTTTTATCACCGGCGAGACGATACTCATCAACGGCGGCATGTACATGGCCTAG
- a CDS encoding Glyoxalase/bleomycin resistance protein/dioxygenase superfamily protein 5, translated as MALRDTAFHHVGLSVRDMEKAKDFYCNTLGFSIVWEHPERTGAPLQNVVGLPGAVMHITMIEGYGMRIELFKYITPAGRDRGEQRQCDFGLIHIALKVKDARAIHADLSAKGVQFNSEPQDLRPGVVAVYMRDPEGNTIEIMENNVD; from the coding sequence ATGGCTTTGCGTGACACGGCGTTTCATCATGTAGGCCTTTCCGTGCGCGACATGGAAAAGGCAAAGGATTTCTATTGCAATACCCTGGGTTTCTCCATTGTGTGGGAGCACCCGGAACGCACCGGCGCCCCTTTGCAGAACGTTGTCGGCCTGCCCGGCGCTGTGATGCATATCACCATGATTGAAGGCTACGGGATGCGGATCGAGCTTTTCAAGTACATTACGCCCGCGGGCCGCGACAGGGGCGAACAGCGGCAATGCGATTTCGGGCTGATCCATATCGCGCTGAAAGTGAAGGACGCGCGCGCCATCCATGCCGATTTGTCCGCCAAGGGCGTGCAGTTCAACTCCGAGCCCCAGGATTTGCGCCCCGGCGTCGTGGCCGTGTATATGCGCGACCCGGAAGGCAATACCATTGAAATCATGGAAAATAACGTTGACTGA
- the acoL gene encoding Dihydrolipoyl dehydrogenase, protein MAAYEFDILVIGGGPGGYVAAIKAAKEGKKVCIAERANFGGVCLNEGCIPTKTLIKTANALHEIKEAAAFGIEGVNPAAVSVSMEKLQKRKKGVVQTLVGGVKGLLRGNKVTAMEGSAAFVDAHTVDIAGKKVTFDSCIIATGSNVLMPSFIKQEGKNRILTSREALDIDTVPASVAIIGGGVIGVEFAYLFNRLGSKVTVIELMENILPMVDEEVSGMAKKRLEKDGVAFHMGAKVHTVKDNAVLFEKGGKQESVKADYVLMAVGRVANTDGLKAKEIGIEFEKAAIKTDATLRTNIPNIYAIGDVNGKVMLAHTASHEGIVAVDAICGKHARMDYSQIPSCIYLDPEIACIGLTEKQAKEQGKQVKIGKFPMAANGKSLVEGDTDGLAKVIVDAELGEILGVHLYGKHTTDMIAELAVAMTLEATAEEIIHSIHPHPTVSEALPEAFMAAYGKAVHCM, encoded by the coding sequence ATGGCGGCATATGAATTTGATATACTTGTGATCGGCGGCGGTCCCGGCGGGTACGTGGCGGCGATCAAGGCGGCCAAGGAAGGCAAAAAGGTCTGCATTGCCGAACGCGCCAACTTTGGCGGCGTATGCCTGAACGAGGGCTGCATTCCCACCAAAACACTCATAAAAACAGCCAATGCGCTCCATGAAATCAAGGAAGCCGCCGCTTTCGGCATCGAAGGCGTCAACCCGGCTGCCGTTTCCGTTTCCATGGAAAAGCTGCAGAAACGCAAAAAAGGCGTGGTGCAGACGCTGGTCGGCGGGGTCAAGGGCCTTCTGCGCGGCAACAAGGTCACGGCCATGGAAGGGAGCGCCGCGTTCGTGGACGCGCATACCGTGGATATCGCCGGGAAAAAGGTCACGTTCGACTCTTGCATCATCGCCACCGGTTCGAACGTGCTGATGCCGTCCTTCATCAAGCAGGAAGGGAAAAACCGCATCCTGACCAGCCGGGAAGCGCTGGATATTGACACGGTTCCCGCGTCCGTCGCCATCATCGGCGGCGGGGTTATCGGCGTGGAATTCGCCTATCTTTTCAACCGGCTCGGCAGCAAGGTCACGGTGATCGAACTGATGGAGAATATCCTGCCCATGGTGGACGAGGAAGTCTCCGGCATGGCCAAGAAGCGCCTGGAAAAAGACGGCGTGGCCTTCCACATGGGCGCGAAGGTGCACACGGTCAAGGACAACGCGGTGCTTTTCGAAAAGGGCGGCAAACAGGAAAGCGTCAAGGCCGATTACGTACTGATGGCCGTGGGGCGCGTTGCGAACACCGATGGCCTCAAGGCCAAGGAAATCGGCATTGAATTCGAAAAGGCCGCCATCAAGACGGACGCGACCTTACGCACGAACATACCCAACATTTACGCCATCGGCGACGTGAACGGCAAGGTGATGCTGGCCCATACCGCATCCCACGAAGGGATCGTCGCCGTTGACGCCATTTGCGGCAAGCACGCACGGATGGACTACTCCCAGATTCCTTCCTGCATCTACCTGGACCCGGAAATCGCCTGCATCGGCCTGACGGAAAAGCAGGCCAAGGAGCAGGGCAAGCAGGTGAAGATCGGCAAGTTTCCCATGGCGGCCAACGGCAAGTCCCTGGTGGAAGGGGATACGGACGGCCTGGCGAAAGTCATCGTCGATGCGGAACTTGGCGAGATTCTCGGCGTGCACCTGTACGGCAAGCACACCACGGACATGATCGCGGAACTCGCCGTGGCCATGACGCTGGAAGCGACGGCGGAAGAAATCATCCACTCCATCCATCCGCACCCGACGGTGAGCGAAGCCCTGCCCGAAGCCTTCATGGCCGCGTACGGCAAGGCTGTTCACTGCATGTAG
- a CDS encoding Pyruvate dehydrogenase complex dihydrolipoamide acetyltransferase — protein MAEVVIMPKLGFNMDEGQLVKWCKSVGDAVAKGDVLFEINTDKTTMPVEATMDGVLLKTMLEEGAFADVFTPIAVIGRQGEDADAALAAHAGGGSAPAAPVAASAAPAAAAPPVAAAAAVNVGDLKLTPKAKKLIKDEGLDPASLGSVQGTGFRGGITAKDIKASPLARKVAARDGVDLASVQGSGVGGKIMKADVAGAPLSAAGASAAAGTEEKKIRSVTPYKGVRKVIGQRLAQSMSDAPHVYFTASVDTSKLTAFRAELNASGEGKVAVSDLLVLAASRTLQQYPEVNVSLVGDEVVCYRSTNVGIAVAGDNGLIVPVVKNVQEKSLSAVAVETRDLVERAKAGRLDPSEYSGGTFTISNLGPFGIENFTAIVNPPESAILAVSAVKKIPVVETDAAGNDTVVIRPMMNIQLSVDHRVIDGLLAANFVKYFKELLETPIRILM, from the coding sequence ATGGCTGAAGTTGTTATCATGCCCAAACTGGGCTTCAATATGGATGAAGGGCAGCTCGTCAAATGGTGCAAAAGCGTCGGTGACGCGGTTGCCAAAGGCGACGTGCTGTTTGAAATCAATACCGACAAAACCACCATGCCCGTGGAAGCGACCATGGACGGCGTGCTCCTGAAAACCATGCTGGAAGAGGGCGCGTTCGCCGACGTGTTCACGCCCATCGCCGTCATCGGCCGGCAGGGCGAAGACGCTGACGCGGCCCTTGCGGCCCATGCGGGCGGCGGTTCCGCCCCGGCGGCTCCGGTTGCGGCAAGCGCCGCTCCCGCTGCCGCGGCGCCCCCTGTTGCCGCCGCCGCCGCTGTCAACGTGGGCGATTTGAAATTGACGCCCAAAGCCAAAAAACTCATCAAGGACGAAGGCCTGGATCCCGCCTCCCTCGGCTCCGTGCAGGGCACCGGGTTCCGCGGCGGCATCACCGCGAAGGATATCAAGGCCTCCCCCTTGGCCCGCAAGGTTGCGGCGCGGGATGGCGTTGACCTCGCCTCCGTGCAGGGCTCGGGCGTCGGCGGCAAGATCATGAAGGCCGACGTCGCGGGCGCGCCCTTGTCTGCCGCTGGCGCATCCGCTGCTGCCGGGACCGAAGAGAAGAAGATCCGTTCCGTCACGCCGTACAAGGGCGTACGCAAGGTCATCGGCCAGCGCCTGGCCCAGAGTATGAGCGACGCGCCCCATGTCTACTTCACCGCCAGCGTGGATACGAGCAAGCTGACCGCCTTCCGCGCGGAGCTTAACGCGTCCGGCGAAGGCAAGGTCGCGGTTTCCGACCTGCTGGTTCTGGCCGCGAGCCGGACCCTGCAACAGTACCCCGAGGTCAACGTCTCCCTTGTCGGCGACGAGGTCGTCTGCTACCGGAGCACCAACGTCGGGATTGCCGTTGCCGGGGATAACGGGCTTATTGTGCCCGTGGTGAAGAACGTTCAGGAAAAGTCCCTGTCCGCCGTCGCCGTGGAAACCCGCGACCTCGTGGAACGGGCGAAAGCCGGGCGGTTGGACCCCTCCGAGTATAGCGGCGGCACCTTTACCATTTCCAATTTGGGCCCCTTCGGCATCGAGAACTTCACGGCCATCGTGAACCCGCCGGAATCCGCGATTCTGGCCGTCAGCGCGGTGAAGAAGATCCCCGTGGTGGAAACGGACGCGGCGGGGAACGACACGGTTGTGATCCGGCCCATGATGAACATCCAGCTCAGCGTGGACCACAGGGTCATCGACGGCCTGCTCGCCGCCAATTTCGTTAAGTACTTCAAGGAACTGCTTGAAACACCCATCAGGATTCTGATGTAA
- the PDH gene encoding Pyruvate dehydrogenase E1 component subunit beta, mitochondrial, whose translation MRELMYREAVQEALDEEMARDKNVFVIGEDVGVIGGNFKCTVGLMDKYGEWRCKDSPISEAGIVGLGVGAALTGCRPVVELMFADFLMVAMDQICNQAAKITYMSGGQCNVPMVIRMPLGGGRSSAAQHSQSLHAWAAHCPGLKVVLPSTAGEAKGLLKTAIRDNNPVIFFEHKMLYTTKFDDVPEGDVCIPFGKARMVTEGADITVVANSMMTVKAEKAVKKLAAEGISAELIDLRTVVPLDTDTIIKSVKKTGKLLIVDEGHISFGVSGEIFLRIMPEVFYDLEAPVERLGTADVPLPFSPALEFPLIPDEKSIAAKIKEMVKPGN comes from the coding sequence ATGCGTGAGCTGATGTATAGAGAAGCTGTCCAGGAAGCTCTGGACGAGGAAATGGCAAGGGATAAAAACGTCTTCGTGATCGGCGAGGATGTGGGCGTCATCGGCGGCAACTTTAAATGCACCGTCGGCCTTATGGACAAATACGGCGAATGGCGCTGCAAGGATTCGCCCATTTCCGAGGCGGGCATCGTGGGCCTTGGCGTGGGCGCGGCCCTCACCGGCTGCCGCCCCGTTGTGGAACTGATGTTTGCGGACTTCCTCATGGTCGCCATGGACCAGATCTGCAACCAGGCCGCGAAAATCACCTACATGTCCGGCGGGCAGTGCAACGTGCCCATGGTCATCCGCATGCCGCTCGGCGGCGGCCGCTCCTCGGCGGCGCAGCATTCCCAGAGCCTGCACGCCTGGGCCGCCCACTGCCCGGGCCTGAAAGTGGTCCTGCCTTCCACCGCCGGCGAAGCGAAAGGCCTTCTGAAAACCGCCATCCGCGACAACAACCCGGTCATTTTCTTCGAGCACAAGATGCTCTACACCACCAAGTTTGACGACGTGCCCGAAGGCGACGTCTGCATCCCCTTCGGCAAGGCCCGCATGGTTACCGAAGGGGCCGACATCACGGTCGTCGCCAACTCCATGATGACGGTCAAGGCCGAAAAGGCCGTGAAGAAACTGGCGGCCGAAGGCATCAGCGCGGAACTTATCGACCTGCGGACCGTGGTGCCCCTTGATACGGACACCATCATCAAATCCGTGAAAAAGACCGGCAAGCTCCTCATCGTGGACGAAGGACACATCAGCTTCGGCGTCAGCGGTGAAATCTTCCTGCGCATCATGCCCGAAGTCTTTTACGATCTGGAAGCGCCCGTCGAGCGCCTGGGCACGGCCGATGTGCCGCTGCCGTTCAGCCCGGCCCTGGAATTTCCGCTTATCCCCGACGAAAAGAGCATCGCGGCGAAGATCAAAGAAATGGTCAAGCCCGGCAACTAG
- the acoA gene encoding Acetoin:2,6-dichlorophenolindophenol oxidoreductase subunit alpha, protein MKKDDMKKMAGQFYTVMYRARRFEEEVFEFYKRGLMPGLAHLYLGEEAIAAGACGALNDSDYIGSTHRGHGHLVARGADLGRMMAEILGKAAGYSKGKGGSMHIMAMDKGILGANGIVGGGIPIALGAAYSSKMQQNGKVTISFFGDSASNEGTFHESLNMAAAWDLPIVFIIENNLYGISVDIRRVTKEHQLSKRAVGYGIPGVTIDGNDVFTVYEETQKAVDRARKGQGPTLIECLTYRWQGHHVGDPGVYRADKEVADWRSKEPIGKLEARKLLSQKEIDDIRAKVDVEIAAACKFAEDSPYPDIAEAYTDVFVA, encoded by the coding sequence ATGAAGAAAGATGACATGAAAAAAATGGCCGGGCAGTTCTATACGGTTATGTACCGCGCCCGCCGTTTCGAGGAAGAGGTGTTCGAGTTTTATAAGCGCGGCCTGATGCCCGGGCTTGCCCACCTGTATCTCGGTGAGGAAGCCATCGCCGCGGGAGCCTGCGGCGCGCTGAACGACTCCGACTACATCGGCAGCACCCACCGGGGCCACGGCCACCTGGTCGCGCGCGGCGCGGACCTGGGCCGCATGATGGCCGAGATCCTCGGCAAGGCCGCCGGGTATTCCAAGGGCAAGGGCGGTTCCATGCACATCATGGCCATGGATAAGGGCATCCTCGGCGCCAACGGCATCGTGGGCGGCGGCATCCCCATCGCGCTCGGCGCGGCGTATTCCTCCAAGATGCAGCAGAACGGCAAGGTCACGATTTCTTTCTTCGGCGATTCCGCCTCCAACGAAGGCACCTTCCATGAAAGCCTGAACATGGCCGCCGCCTGGGACCTGCCCATCGTGTTCATTATCGAAAACAATCTGTACGGCATTTCCGTGGATATCCGCCGCGTGACGAAAGAACACCAATTGTCCAAGCGGGCGGTCGGGTACGGCATCCCCGGCGTGACCATCGACGGCAACGACGTCTTCACCGTCTACGAGGAAACGCAAAAAGCCGTGGACCGCGCCCGCAAGGGCCAGGGGCCGACCCTCATCGAATGCCTCACCTACCGCTGGCAGGGCCACCATGTGGGCGACCCCGGCGTGTACCGGGCGGACAAGGAAGTCGCCGACTGGCGCTCCAAGGAGCCCATCGGCAAGCTTGAAGCCAGGAAGCTGCTGTCGCAAAAGGAAATTGACGATATCCGCGCCAAGGTTGACGTGGAGATCGCCGCTGCCTGCAAGTTCGCGGAAGACAGCCCGTACCCGGACATCGCCGAAGCGTACACCGACGTGTTTGTCGCCTAG